The region GCGATCGCACCAGTGGCTATTTATTGCATGTGGGTTAATTTACTTGGCGTTTGTGCTAATGGTGCAGTTTACTATGCCAGAGACACGACAACCACACCCATCCGAAGATCACAGCACCACTGGATTGCTCGTGGCATTAAAAGATAAATCGCTGCTGATTTTCATTCTGGCAAATGTGCTATTTACCACTTACATTGCTCTAGTCAACAGTACCATTCCGCTGTACTTCACGAATTTTGTGCCTGCTATTTCAGGCGGCGCAGGGGCGACAGTTGGCAGTACAGCCAATTTATTCACTTGGTGCTACATCGGTGCAGGTGCAGTCTTGCAACTCCCCATTGCCCAACTGTTCAAACGACTGCCGAAAGTGCGCGTGTTGATGCTAGCTCTAATTTTATGGGCAACAGGTTTTGTCTTTGCCTGGATTACGGGAACCCTGCCAGTCGCACAGTTTGCTTGGGGGGTCGTGACGCTGTGTGTCATGTCTTTAGCCACCATTACGTACAAGCCTTTTGCAGCGGCGATCGTGGCAGAACTAGCTCCAGTTTCGTTGCGGGGAGCTTACGTGGCAATTAGTTCTCAGTGTTGGGCGATCGGGTATTTTATCGGTCCCACGCTAGGCGGCTGGGGCATGGATCAACCAGCCAACGTTGCAGCGGAATTTTGGTTAGGTGGGGCAGCCACTACGATACTGGGGGTGATAGCTCTCATGATTTTCAATCAGGTTCACAAGGTCGCGATCGCCCAATCTCCAACCTCCAATCCTTAATTCCTATTGACCTAAAAATCCTGTGATCAGCAGCGGCAGCAAAATCAAGGCAGACATAATCAAAAGCAACGTTCCCGGTTCAATTTTGAGCACAGTTTGCTTGGATGATTTGGGTGGTTCAGTCATCTCTGCGATCGCTCAGTGCAACACTCTTACCCTAGCGAATACCAGCCCCGTTCTCAAGAATCCTGGTTCAGTTTAAGAACTGCTTTGTGTACGAAGCAATTGGCGGAGTGTACTCGATAAGGTTTTGATTTTAGATAACGCGACGTTTCATTATGGGGACGGATTGCCCAACTGGTTGAGTCTGTGGAGTGTCGTTTGGGCTCCAACAGGGCGGTCAAATCCAGCCTGCCTGATGCGCACCCTCGTCACCCTCCAGGAAGCCACCGAGGGCACCATCCAGTGGGGCGATATTAATGTTCTGGAAGAAAAAGTCAAGGTGCGCCAGGTGCTGGGCTATTTGCCCCAATCCTTTGGCGTGTACCCAGGGGTGTCTGCCGAAAAGCTGCTGGATCACTTTGCGGCGCTGAAGGGGATTACCCACGGCAAAGAGCGCAAAGAGTTGGTGAAGCACCTGCTGCACCAGGTGAATTTGTACGAAGCTCGCGATCGCGCCGTCAGTGGCTTTTCTGGCGGCATGCGGCAGCGGTTTGGCATTGCCCAGGCCCTCGTAGGCGATCCGCGCCTGGTGATTGTGGATGAACCCACCGCTGGCCTAGATCCGGCAGAACGGGTGCGCTTCCTCAACCTGCTGAGCGAAATTTCGGAAAGAGCCGCGATCATTCTCTCAACTCATATTGTGGAAGACGTGAGCGAACTCTGTCCTCAGATGGCAGTCCTGATCGCTGGACAGATTCGCGCCACCGGGCAGCCCAGTACCATGATGCAAGAACTGGCAGGCAAGGTCTGGCGTACCCGGATCAAACGGGATGAGTTGCCCGCCTGCGAGCAAAAGTATCAGGTGCTTTCTACTCGCTTTTTCATGGGCGATATTATTGCCCGGATTTACAGCGAGTCCGACCCCGGTGCGGGCTTTGAGGGGGTGGAGCCAGACCTGGAGGATGTCTACTTCTCTGTAATGAAGGAGATTCCCGCCTTGCAGTCCCACAACGGAAACATCGCCACTGCGCCCCATATCTAGAATCCTGGTTTCTCGCAGTACCGGGGTTCTGAAGCTCTCGCCACCCACCAAACGGCTATGCAAACATATCGGCAGGGGTTAACCCAAACTCAGGCACTACCGTGGACTCAATTCGTTCATTACCGCTGTAGACCTGGTCTTCGTACTGACCACTCACCCAGCGGCAGAGGGTTACCTGGCGGGTCTCGGGGTCCACAATCCAGTATTCGGCAATGCCCCGTGCCGCATACTCCGTATGTTTGTAGCGGTAGTCCCGTTCCCGGTTGTCCTGTCCGGGGCTGACCACTTCCACCACCAGGGCCGGAGGAGGCATATCGCGGATCAGGGTAGCGCGGGGGGCACCGGCCAGAGCTGCAGCAGATTCTTCTGTATGCACCAGCACATCAGGAATGCGGCACCGTGCCCGTCGGCCTGTCACCTCAATCTCAGTGTCTTTGTGACCCAGCAGGGCAATTGGAAAATGTTTAGCTAGTTCAAACAGAAGGATTTTGGCAATGGTGTTGTTCTCGACTGACTCAGGCGGCATTTCGACTAACACTCCATCCACCAGCTCATATCGCCTATCGGTGCCGTCGTCGTAGGCCAAATAATCCTCAAAGGTTAGATAGGCAGCGGGAGATGAGACAGCTTGACCCATGAGCAAAACGCTCCATGCATCGACGTTGATGTTTCTTATTCTACTGATTCTGAAAATCCGGCCCATGATTTCAATGACCCATCCCACCCTAGGAATGATTTACTATGCAAGTTGAATTGATGTATCAGCCCGCCTACCCCATCAGTCGGGTGCGTTTGGCCGGGGGTGAACAGGTGCGGGTGGAGGCCGCCTCCATGGTGGGCATGTCTGCTGGCATCACCCTGGAGACCACCACCACCGGGGGCTTTATGCAATCCTTGAAGCGATCGCTGCTCGGCGGCGAGAGCCTGTTTCAAAACGTCTACACCGCGCCACCCCAGGGCGGCGAGGTGTGGGTCGCGCCCTCCCTGCCGGGGGATTTGAATGTGTTGACGATCACCGAGCCGATGCTGATCCAGTCCGGGGCCTACGTGGCCTCGGATGTAACCATTGCCCTGGATACCAAGTGGGGCGGCTCCAAGTCGTTTTTTGGCACCGGCGGCGGCCTATTTATGCTGCGGGCTGAAGGTCAGGGCCAGGTGGTGGTGTCCTCCTACGGGGCGATCCATGAAATGACTCTGGCTCCTGGCGAATCCTTTACCCTCGATACCGGGCACCTGGTGGCCCTGAGTGAATCCATGCAGTTCAAAACCCGCTCCATTGGCGGCATCAAAACCTTTATGTTTAGCGGCGAAGGTTTTGTGGCCGACCTCACCGGGCCGGGAAGATTTCTGATGCAGACGCGATCTCAAGACCAATTCCTTTCCTGGCTGATCCCCAAACTGCCCAAAACTACCAGCTATAGCAGCAGCAGTAGCTGATCGGCTCCCCTCAGATTCTAGGTTTTTCCAAGAACCCTGGGATCTCCCACCCATCCACCCACCCACCCCTGACCATGACCACCCAAACCACCATCACCCCACCACCCCATCACCCCGTAATCTCCCCTTGGCAGCCCGTCTGGGAAATCATTCGCTTTGAGCTACAAGAAAGTCTGCGAACTCGCTTTGTGCTGCTGTCCTTTGGGTTTTTCTTCGCCCTGGGGCTGCTGGTGATTCATTTACTCGGCACCGATTGGCCCACCACGATAATGCTGCGGCAAGCGATGGATATGGCCACCAAACCCGGAGAACTGGTGCCCTACGCCAATGCTCCCCTGCGACTGATGCAAACCGTAAACTCTGTCGCCAGTATTCCCCTGGCGATTGTGGTGGCGGGCATTTTTGCAGAACGGGCCACCAAAGATTTCACAGCCAGCATGGACGGGCTGCTGTTTACCTCACCGCTGAAGGAATGGCAGTTTTTGGTGGGGCGGTTTACCTCCAGTTTCTTGATTAGTCTGGTGGTTTTCCTGGGGTTGGGGCTAGGGTTGCTGCTGGGGTCGGCCCTGCCCTGGATGGCTGCGGATCGCATTGGCCCCTTTAGCCTGTTGGGCTATCTTCAGCCGTACCTCTATTTTGTCATTCCCAATATTTTGATTTTTGGCCTATTGAGCTTTGCCCTGGGGCTGCAAACCCGCCGCACCCTGCCCAGCTACTTGGCCATTGTGGGGGTGTTTTTTGTCTTTCTTATAGTTGCTGTCGTCATTGACGTTCTCCAGCTCGGTATATTCATTAAGTTACTCGTCAATCCCTTCGGTATGTCCTCGGTGGAGTACATTACCCAGTTTTGGACGCAGGTGGAGCGCAATACTCGGCTGGTGCCCTTTGCCCCGGTAATCTGGCTCTCGCGGTTGCTATGGCTGGGGTTGAGTGGGGCATTTTTTGCCTCGGTGTGGCGGCAGTTTAGCTTTTCTGGTCCACCCGAATCTCGGCCCAATGTGCAGGTAGAGCGGTTGCTAGATTGGGTTGATCAACGCTTTGGCAAGCAGGCTGCGTCCAACCCCGTGGCCCCCGCCGAATCACCCAGACGTGATTCGGCTCTGATGGCAGCCCCCGCCGCCCAGTTCCACTACGGCCCCTCTGCTCAGTTTGGCCATGTCTGGCGCATTGCCCGCATGGAGGTCAAACGCCTGATCTGGAATCCGCTGGTGCTGGCGGTGCTAGTGATCAGCATTCTCGTGCTGCTGGGGTTGATTGCCGCATCCATGAAGGATGGCTCTGGTTTGCCAGTCCTGCCCACGACGGGCTACATCGTGGAAACGACCTCTATTCTAGTAGGCTTGTTGGCTCCGTTGTTGATTGTGTTTCTGGCGGGGGATTTGGTCTGGCGCGATCGCGATGCCAGAGTCGATCCCCTGACTGACCCGCTACCCGTGCGCAGTTGGGTACTGGTGCTGGGCAAGCTGCTGGCCCTGGGGCTGATCTTGGCGCTGGTGCTGGTGTTGATGACGGTGGGGGGCGTGCTGGCCCAAACCTTGAATCAATACACCGACTACGAGTTCGGGGCTTACGCCGTTGGGCTGTTTGGCCTAGTGCTGGTAGATTTGCTGCTGATCAGCGTCTTGGCCGTTACCATTCAGGTGTTGGTGAACCAGAAGTTTTTGGGCTATGCCATCTCCGCTTTCATCATCATTGTGTTAGCCCAAGGATCGAACCTGTTCCGGTCGGTGCGGCTGTTGCAGTATGGCTACAGGCCAAAAGCCTACTACAGCGAGATTAACGGCTTTGGCACCATGCTGGAGCCGGTGCGCTGGTTCCAGGCCTACTGGATGATGGTGGCCCTGCTGCTGATCTGTGTGGCCACCCTATTTTGGGTGCGCGGGGTGGATACGGCCCCCAAACAACGCTGGCGCATTGCCCGTCAGCGCTTTACCCGACCCATGCAAACGGTGATGGGGCTGAGTGCCGTTGCTGCCCTGCTGCTGGGAAGCTGGATTTTCTACAACACCCACCTCCTCAACCCCAGCCTCAGCCGTGCCCAGCGCGAAGCTCAGTTCATCGCCTATGAACAAGCCTATGGCGACCTGATCGACGCCCAGCCTAAAGTTACAGCGGTAGATCTCCAGGGCGACCTCTACCCCGAGCAAGACGGACGCATGGCCCTGCGCGGCACCTACACCCTGGAAAACCAGACCCAGCAGCCCATCGACAGGCTAGTGTTCAATATCCCCAACGAGCTTCAGGTCAACCAAGTGGCGGTGAACGGCAACCCAGCCCAGGCCACCCTATCCCATCCCTTTTTCCATGTCTACGAATTAGCCCTGACCTCGCCCCTTGCCCCAGGGGCCACCGCCGAGGCCAGTTTTGACCTGCTGCTCAAGCCCGGCGGTTTTACCGGAGAAGACCCGGAACTCAGCAGCTTTTTGGACAACGGCATGAACGTGGGTCTGCTGGAAGCTCTGCCCATCGTCGGCTACTACGCCCAAGCCAAGGTGCGGGACGAGCAAACCCGTGAGGCCGCCGGATTGCCCCCCATTGACCCCGTTGCCGAGGCCGCCCGCAAGACCCAGCACCACGCCGCCCGTGCCGATGCGGATCGGGTGCAATTCACGGCCACCCTCAGCACCGCCGCCGACCAGATTGCCATTACCTCCGGCGAACTGGTGAAAGACTGGATCGAGGGCGATCGCCGCTACTTCCAATACCAAACCCAGGCCCCCATTGAACTCAACGCCACGGTGATCTCAGGCCGCTACGAGGTGCTGCGCGACCAGTGGCAGGACGTGCAGCTTGAGATGTATTACCACCCAGGGCACGATCGCAACCTGGAACGCATGGTGCGCGGTACCCAACAAGCATTAGCCTACGCCTCCCAACAGTTCGGCCCCTTTCCCCACCAGACCCTGCGCACCGTTGAAGTGCCCCACCAAACCCTGGCCATGAGCTTTCCGACCACCATTATTCGGGGTGAACGGTTTGGCTACCTGGCTAAATTCAATGACGACGACCCTACCAGCGTCGATGAAGCCTTCCGCGTTGCCGCCCACGAAACCGCCCACCAGTGGTGGGGGCAGCAGTTGATCCCCTCGGCCACACCAGGGGCAAAATTTCTGATAGAGTCCCTGTCAGAATACACCGCCAACCAGGTCTATGCCAAGGAATACGGGCTGGAAAAACTGGGGCCGGCCCTGCGTCGCAACCTGGATTACTACCTGAAGAATCGAAGCAAATCCGATGTGCCCCTGGTGGAGGCCGAAGAGCAACATCTGGTTTACCAAAAAGGTTCCCTGGCCCTCTTTGCCCTGCAAGACTACATCGGCGAAGACGTGGTGAACAAAGCTCTGGCAAACCTGTTGCGGCAGTTTTCAGACGTTCCCCCCTACCCCTCGGCACAGGATCTGGTGGCGGCCCTGCGGGAAGTCACCCCCGCTAAGTACCAATACCTGATCACCGACCTATTTGAAACGGTGACGCTTTACGATAACAGCGCCGAATCCGCCACCGTGCAGCCGCGTCCCGATGGCAAGTTCAACGTGACCCTCAGGGTGAATGCGGTCAAGGTACGCTCTGATGGGGTGGGCAACGAAACCCCCGCCGAGATCAATAACGAGGAGATCGACATTGGGATTTATAATGCCGAGAACAAGCTGATTTATCTGAAAAAACATCCCATTCGGACGGGTAATATGGAACTCACCATCACCGTCGATCAACAGCCCGCCAGGGCGGGCATTGATCCGCTGCATAAGCTGATCGATAAAGTGCCCAATGACAATCTCGTCAATGTGAATCCCGTCAATGTAAATTAGACGGTAAATTAGACGTGCTGAAATAAAATTGATGAGTCAATGTCAGTTGTCAGTTCAACCATCCTGTAGCGGTTACTGATCGGACAAGGTACACCAGAAGCCTTGCCAGACAGGCGTTACAGGCATCGCCATGTACCTCACACCAGCGCAAACCGCTATCAAGAGGACAAAATCCATGATTGCTTTGAAAAACTTTGCTGTAAGACTGTCGCTTGAGGTAGGGTTATGCCTTATGCAGTAAATTGCATAGGCTACCTGAGTCCGGTGATTGCGAACGTTAGCTGCCTGCCTTCCGTTCGAGGCTGTCGTTTCTGGAAGATCTGGAAGACCATGGATGAGGGGCGAGCCTTGAGTCAGCAAAGGTCGGAGCGATTGGGGCGATCAGTGCTCCAGCTAACACAGCAGTGCAGCGGACTGACGGGCACGGCTGGTGCTGAGTTTAAGTTACTCTGCAACCGCTGACTTTTGCCGTTAGCTGGCTCCGCTTACAGGTCTTGCACTTGTGAGTGAGGGCGATCGATTTCTCCAAAAATCTCTCAAGTGATTGGTTGTGGCAGTGGGTGAGACAATCGGCAAAACCACAACTTTATTGAGCGAGCGGGGATGGACCTGTGCATAAAAGCGATCGCACGCCTCCAACCACCCAGCTTTTATGAGAAACTATCTCAATAACGCCAATCGTACCCACCTTCAATGACCATCACCCTTTCCGAGCAAGCCTATGACGAGCTGTGGCAAGCCCAGGAGCCGGCCGTGCAGCTCGACCCCCTCGATCCGCTGGATGTGACCTATCGCTATCCCCCCCTCCTGGGGCAGGGATGGTGCCGCTGGATTCAACTGCGGTCCGGGCTGGAGGTGGAAATTTTTAAGGCCCGGTTGCGCGATCGCGTGATTATGCGGTGTGCCGATCGCCCCAGTGGGCTACATTATCACTTCCATTTGTTTGGGCAGCATCGAGATCGGCATACAACAGTGGGCGATCAAGAGTTTGCGCTGTATGGCAGTGGACTGGCGACCCATCAGCAGTTTGATGGACCCGCACAGCAAGCCCTTGAGGTGAGTATTCATATGCATCCAACGGTCTTGGGTGCGTTTGTCGGCGACCTGACCGGAGGACTTCCGGCGGATTTGCAGCAACTGGTGCGCCCTGTGGATCAGGAGCATTATACGCGGGTAGGCGTTGTAACGCCGTTGATGGAGCATGGGTTATGGCAGATTGTGCGCTGCCCCTATCGAGGACTGTCGAAGCGGATGTACCTGGAAGGCAAGGCATTGGAGGTCGTGAGTTTAGTCCTGGAGCAGGAGCAACAAGTGCAACGGGGCAGCCCGCCCACCATGCCCCCCTTAACTCCCGACAGTCTGGAACGAATTCACCAGGCCAGAACGGTTCTGTTGCAACAGATGGCAAATCCGCCGTCCCTGGCGGAGCTAGCCCAACAGGTGCAGTTGAATGAATACACCTTAAAGCGAGGCTTTCGCCAGGTGTTTGGCAAGCCCGTATTCGAATATTTGCATGACTATCGGCTGGAGCAGGCACGGCAACTATTGGAAATGGGGGGATTGAGCGTCACAGCCGTGGTGAAGCAGGTGGGATTGAGCGATCGCAGTTACTTTGCCGCTGCCTTTCGCAAGAAGTTTGGCTACAATCCCAGCGCCCTCAAACGCAAGCGCCGCTAAAAAAACTCCGCCTAGCCACCACAAAAATTCCGTCTAGCCATCAGTGCGATCGCCTCAGTGCGCTTACCAATCTGTAAGCTAATTGAGAATAGTTATTATCTGGTGTGAGTGTGATGGTCAAAAAGTTGCAAGGACTCCTGTGGGCAATTGGTATGGTGTCGGGGATGGCGGCATCGGCGGCGGCTCAGGAACCGCTCTCTCCTGATTCCCCGGTGCTTCGCGTGGGTGATTCTCCTGTAGAGACACTTCGTGAACGCCCGAAGCCTGCCACCACCGTCAAAGAATGGGTTGCCCAAATCGAAGCGGCAACCGTGCAAGTGACTGGGGTGAAACTGGAGCGCAGCGAAACCGGACTGGATATTGTGCTGGAAACCGCTGAGGGCAAACCCTTACAAGTGGATGCGACCAAGTTTCGCGCTGAGGGCAATCGCCTGATTGCCGAGATTCCCAATGCGGTGCTGGCGTTGCCGGATGTACCGGGCTTTAGCGCCGAAAACCCCACGGCGGATATTGCCACAGTGCAAGTAGTGCAGCAGGATATAAATAGCATTCGGGTGATTGTCACCGGAACCAATGCCCTGCCCAAACAAGAGGTGACGCTGAAAACAGGAGAACTCGCCTACAGCCTCAACCCGGTAGGGGATGAACCGGATGAGGAAATTGTGGTGACGGGAGAGGGGCAGCGAGGGTATCGAGTGCCGAATGCTTCTGTTGGCACTCGAACTGATACCCCTACAAGAGACGTTCCTTTTTCAGTTCAGGTGCTGCCTAGAGATTTGCTTCGCGATCAGAATGTAACCAGTATCAATGACGCTCTAAGAAACGTCCCTGGGGCTGTGCCCACTTTGATCCCCTCATTCAATAACGCTTCTTTTAATATTCGGGGATTTAGAACTGGGAATTTTGTTAACCTTAGCCCAAATTCAGATATCTTGAAAGATGGCATCGCCGATCCAACAAACTTATTTGGTGTTCAGTTTACTAATATCGAACGAATAGAAGTTCTAAAAGGTCCAGCATCTGTTCTTTTTGGTCGTGGCACTCCAAGGGGGAACGATAAATCTAATCACGAAACAACCTCTGAGTAGCCCCCTGTACGAAGTTGAAGCAACCGTTGGCAGTTTTGATTTCTATCGCGGAGCAATCGATTTTTCAGGACCTCTGAATGAAAGCAAAACAATTTTGTACCGCTTGAATGCCTCTTATCAAGACTCGGGTAGCTTTGTCGATTTCTTGGAAAATCGAAATATCCTTGTTGCACCTGTTATTAGTTTTGCTTTGAGCGATCGCACAAAATTAACGCTAGATTTTGAGTATCGAGAGGCGCGTACCGATGGTTTCTCTACAGGATTACCTCTTGTAGGTACAATTCTTTCTAATCCAAACGGAAAGATTCCTCGGAGCCGAAACGTTGGTGAACCCTACTTCTTCTCCGACACAAAAATCATTTCCGCTGGCTATAATCTTGAACATAAATTTAGCGATGATTGGTCAATTCGCAATGTCTTCCGCGCATCATTTTATGATCTTGATGAAATCCGCAATTCAGTCAGTCGCCTAGGTGCAGACAATCGCACGGTTAGCAGAGACATTTTTGATACTATTACTTACTATAATGCCTACACTCTGGTAACAGATGTCACTGGCAAATTCAATACTGGCTCAGTTGAACACAAATT is a window of Leptolyngbyaceae cyanobacterium JSC-12 DNA encoding:
- a CDS encoding MFS transporter (IMG reference gene:2510095830~PFAM: Major Facilitator Superfamily) — its product is MNSEETIVVNSRNPFLAALSLSNQQVWLQALGRSLCQISAGLVYFYIPLVFVNQVGLSATSVGFSVGLSSLTGVAGHILGGVLADAPRFGRKTTLIFSGGIGALVAFILAFTQTLLLLMVASLLLGLSVGFYWTAADAAVMDVTVPEERSQAFALMSVAENLGNGVGILGGGTLLTLLQRSHQWLFIACGLIYLAFVLMVQFTMPETRQPHPSEDHSTTGLLVALKDKSLLIFILANVLFTTYIALVNSTIPLYFTNFVPAISGGAGATVGSTANLFTWCYIGAGAVLQLPIAQLFKRLPKVRVLMLALILWATGFVFAWITGTLPVAQFAWGVVTLCVMSLATITYKPFAAAIVAELAPVSLRGAYVAISSQCWAIGYFIGPTLGGWGMDQPANVAAEFWLGGAATTILGVIALMIFNQVHKVAIAQSPTSNP
- a CDS encoding ABC-type multidrug transport system, ATPase component (IMG reference gene:2510095831~PFAM: ABC transporter~manually curated); amino-acid sequence: MILDNATFHYGDGLPNWLSLWSVVWAPTGRSNPACLMRTLVTLQEATEGTIQWGDINVLEEKVKVRQVLGYLPQSFGVYPGVSAEKLLDHFAALKGITHGKERKELVKHLLHQVNLYEARDRAVSGFSGGMRQRFGIAQALVGDPRLVIVDEPTAGLDPAERVRFLNLLSEISERAAIILSTHIVEDVSELCPQMAVLIAGQIRATGQPSTMMQELAGKVWRTRIKRDELPACEQKYQVLSTRFFMGDIIARIYSESDPGAGFEGVEPDLEDVYFSVMKEIPALQSHNGNIATAPHI
- a CDS encoding hypothetical protein (IMG reference gene:2510095832~PFAM: Protein of unknown function (DUF820)) — translated: MGQAVSSPAAYLTFEDYLAYDDGTDRRYELVDGVLVEMPPESVENNTIAKILLFELAKHFPIALLGHKDTEIEVTGRRARCRIPDVLVHTEESAAALAGAPRATLIRDMPPPALVVEVVSPGQDNRERDYRYKHTEYAARGIAEYWIVDPETRQVTLCRWVSGQYEDQVYSGNERIESTVVPEFGLTPADMFA
- a CDS encoding TIGR00266 family protein (IMG reference gene:2510095833~PFAM: Protein of unknown function DUF124~TIGRFAM: TIGR00266 family protein), producing the protein MQVELMYQPAYPISRVRLAGGEQVRVEAASMVGMSAGITLETTTTGGFMQSLKRSLLGGESLFQNVYTAPPQGGEVWVAPSLPGDLNVLTITEPMLIQSGAYVASDVTIALDTKWGGSKSFFGTGGGLFMLRAEGQGQVVVSSYGAIHEMTLAPGESFTLDTGHLVALSESMQFKTRSIGGIKTFMFSGEGFVADLTGPGRFLMQTRSQDQFLSWLIPKLPKTTSYSSSSS
- a CDS encoding aminopeptidase N (IMG reference gene:2510095834~PFAM: Peptidase family M1), translated to MTTQTTITPPPHHPVISPWQPVWEIIRFELQESLRTRFVLLSFGFFFALGLLVIHLLGTDWPTTIMLRQAMDMATKPGELVPYANAPLRLMQTVNSVASIPLAIVVAGIFAERATKDFTASMDGLLFTSPLKEWQFLVGRFTSSFLISLVVFLGLGLGLLLGSALPWMAADRIGPFSLLGYLQPYLYFVIPNILIFGLLSFALGLQTRRTLPSYLAIVGVFFVFLIVAVVIDVLQLGIFIKLLVNPFGMSSVEYITQFWTQVERNTRLVPFAPVIWLSRLLWLGLSGAFFASVWRQFSFSGPPESRPNVQVERLLDWVDQRFGKQAASNPVAPAESPRRDSALMAAPAAQFHYGPSAQFGHVWRIARMEVKRLIWNPLVLAVLVISILVLLGLIAASMKDGSGLPVLPTTGYIVETTSILVGLLAPLLIVFLAGDLVWRDRDARVDPLTDPLPVRSWVLVLGKLLALGLILALVLVLMTVGGVLAQTLNQYTDYEFGAYAVGLFGLVLVDLLLISVLAVTIQVLVNQKFLGYAISAFIIIVLAQGSNLFRSVRLLQYGYRPKAYYSEINGFGTMLEPVRWFQAYWMMVALLLICVATLFWVRGVDTAPKQRWRIARQRFTRPMQTVMGLSAVAALLLGSWIFYNTHLLNPSLSRAQREAQFIAYEQAYGDLIDAQPKVTAVDLQGDLYPEQDGRMALRGTYTLENQTQQPIDRLVFNIPNELQVNQVAVNGNPAQATLSHPFFHVYELALTSPLAPGATAEASFDLLLKPGGFTGEDPELSSFLDNGMNVGLLEALPIVGYYAQAKVRDEQTREAAGLPPIDPVAEAARKTQHHAARADADRVQFTATLSTAADQIAITSGELVKDWIEGDRRYFQYQTQAPIELNATVISGRYEVLRDQWQDVQLEMYYHPGHDRNLERMVRGTQQALAYASQQFGPFPHQTLRTVEVPHQTLAMSFPTTIIRGERFGYLAKFNDDDPTSVDEAFRVAAHETAHQWWGQQLIPSATPGAKFLIESLSEYTANQVYAKEYGLEKLGPALRRNLDYYLKNRSKSDVPLVEAEEQHLVYQKGSLALFALQDYIGEDVVNKALANLLRQFSDVPPYPSAQDLVAALREVTPAKYQYLITDLFETVTLYDNSAESATVQPRPDGKFNVTLRVNAVKVRSDGVGNETPAEINNEEIDIGIYNAENKLIYLKKHPIRTGNMELTITVDQQPARAGIDPLHKLIDKVPNDNLVNVNPVNVN
- a CDS encoding hypothetical protein (IMG reference gene:2510095835), which codes for MPYAVNCIGYLSPVIANVSCLPSVRGCRFWKIWKTMDEGRALSQQRSERLGRSVLQLTQQCSGLTGTAGAEFKLLCNR
- a CDS encoding DNA-binding domain-containing protein, AraC-type (IMG reference gene:2510095836) — encoded protein: MTITLSEQAYDELWQAQEPAVQLDPLDPLDVTYRYPPLLGQGWCRWIQLRSGLEVEIFKARLRDRVIMRCADRPSGLHYHFHLFGQHRDRHTTVGDQEFALYGSGLATHQQFDGPAQQALEVSIHMHPTVLGAFVGDLTGGLPADLQQLVRPVDQEHYTRVGVVTPLMEHGLWQIVRCPYRGLSKRMYLEGKALEVVSLVLEQEQQVQRGSPPTMPPLTPDSLERIHQARTVLLQQMANPPSLAELAQQVQLNEYTLKRGFRQVFGKPVFEYLHDYRLEQARQLLEMGGLSVTAVVKQVGLSDRSYFAAAFRKKFGYNPSALKRKRR